From the genome of Streptococcus oralis:
GGTTGGCCAATACACGTTTTGTCACGTCGCGGATATCCGCAGCGCGTTCTTGCATGTATGGGTTGTCTTCCATGCCTTCAAAGATAGTGATAAACATGTCTGTTACTTCTTTCAGACCTGCTTCTGCATTCACTTTCTTCGCACGGATTGTTTCCTTGATTTGGCTGATCATTTCTGGGTCAGCAAGAACCATTAAGTGAGCGTCAAAAACTTGAGCTGCTTCTTCACCGAGCGTACCTACTGCTTTCTCGCGAATAACAGAAAGCTCGTCTTGTGATGCCTGTAGAGCGGCATCAAGGCGAGCTTCTTCTGCGTTTGTATCTTCGACTGTAATAGTCTCAAATGACAAATCCGGTTGAACGAGTAGATATGCTTTTGCAACTGCAACACCGTCAGATGCTGCGATTCCTTTAAGCATTTCTGTCATTTTCCTTATGCCAATCCTTCTTTTTCCATAGTTTCAGTGATAGCAGCGATTGCGTCGTCAGCATCTGCACCTTCAGCTGAAATTGTAACGTCAGCACCTTGGCCAACACCAAGACTCATAACACCCATGATAGATTTAAGATTTACTGATTTACCTTTGTATTCAAGAGTGATATCTGAAGCAAATTTGCTAGCTGTTTGAACCAACAATGTTGCTGGACGCGCGTGAATACCTGTTTCTGCCACTACGTGGAAATCTTTAGAAGCCATAGTTTGACTCTCCTTTAGTTATTTCTTTTTTGAGTTATATGTGATAACCCTTACAAGACTGTATTATATCACCTTCTAGATAATTTTTCAAGTATTTTATGGACTTTTACTGAAAATGAAATTACTTCTTTTTCTATTAAATGAGCACTCTAGTAACTAAATAGCATATCTAAACACTAATTGTTCAAAGAATGTCATCATCAAAATTCAATTTTCAAAGCTATTTTCCCTTAATACCAATCAGAGGACAATCCTAGTAAATAATGAAATAATACTATTTAACTATAATTAATATAACTCAGTAAATCCATTATTTGAAAAGACTTCATCAAATCCTGAAATTCTAAAACCTACTCTTACCATCAACAGTAGAGAATTTATCCAATTTGCTACTTAAAGTAAAATAAGTTTGTAGCCCCTAACAGTAAAAAGGTAGATATATCTAAGTGGTATAAGTAGAACTAA
Proteins encoded in this window:
- a CDS encoding phosphocarrier protein HPr, translated to MASKDFHVVAETGIHARPATLLVQTASKFASDITLEYKGKSVNLKSIMGVMSLGVGQGADVTISAEGADADDAIAAITETMEKEGLA